A part of Cannabis sativa cultivar Pink pepper isolate KNU-18-1 chromosome 6, ASM2916894v1, whole genome shotgun sequence genomic DNA contains:
- the LOC115725557 gene encoding transcription termination factor MTERF9, chloroplastic: MIVFSPYPSPTSSVLHSSSNIFHTHIALSSILNPIGDGSLIFKRRTRAYRFLVLFSAHSNPKIVKSNRRSRYGQALSPYDNDEEDEEQCGVDSEDEDEDWSTEDEFAEVSDIDAKRKRSKLQGRFGGSSRKQPQKSQSRVLSSFPVDKELGGRIGKQTLDKNIAGSYHHTSNRKESVSSVDVRKEKLNMRKIFKNKYPRLFEEIDLDEKWLPLIDYLSTYGLKESHFIQMYERHMPSLQINICSAQERLEYLISVGVKQRDVKRILMRQPQILEYTVENNLKSHVAFLTSLGIPNSRIGQIIAAAPSLFSYSVENSLKPTVRYLVEEVGIKEKDLGKVVQLSPQILVQRIDISWNTRYIFLSKEIGASRDSMVKMVTKHPQLLHYSIDDGLLPRINFLRSIGMRNADILKVITSLTQVLSLSLEDNLKPKYLYLINELSNEVHSLTKYPMYLSLSLDQRIRPRHKFLVSLKKAPKGPFPLSSLVPTDENFCERWAGTSLDKYLAFRQRLLLKKFANKYEKKY, from the exons atGATAGTCTTCTCTCCGTATCCAAGTCCAACCAGCTCAGTCCTTCACTCTTCTTCCAATATCTTTCATACCCACATCGCTTTAAGCTCTATCTTAAACCCCATTGGAGATGGAAGCTTAATCTTCAAGCGACGGACCAGGGCGTATCGGTTCCTGGTGCTCTTCTCAGCCCATTCCAACCCCAAAATTGTTAAGTCCAACCGTAGGTCTCGGTACGGTCAGGCTCTGTCTCCGTATGAcaatgatgaagaagatgaagaacagTGTGGTGTCGACagtgaagatgaagatgaagattgGTCGACTGAA GATGAATTTGCTGAGGTTTCAGATATTGATGCTAAAAGAAAAAGGTCCAAATTGCAAGGAAGATTTGGTGGAA GCAGTCGAAAACAACCTCAGAAAAGCCAGAGCAGAGTCTTATCAAGTTTTCCGGTTGATAAGGAATTAGGTGGCAGAATTGGCAAGCAAACTCTAGACAAAAATATTGCTGGAAGTTATCACCATACTTCAAACAGAAAAGAATCAGTTAGTTCCGTAGACGTACGCAAAGAAAAG CTAAATATGAGGAAGATttttaagaataaatatcctcgGCTATTTGAAGAGATAGACTTAGATGAAAAATGGTTACCCCTTATAGATTACTTGAGTACATATGGGCTTAAGGAATCACACTTCATTCAAATGTATGAGAGGCATATGCCTTCccttcaaataaatatatgttctgcaCAAGAAAGGTTGGAGTATTTGATTAGTGTTGGTGTTAAACAAAGGGATGTAAAAAGAATACTTATGAGGCAGCCACAAATTCTAGAGTACACAGTGGAGAACAATTTGAAGTCCCATGTCGCCTTCTTGACGAGTTTAGGCATCCCAAATTCCAGAATTGGACAGATAATAGCTGCTGCTCCTTCCCTCTTTTCCTACAGTGTTGAAAATTCACTGAAGCCCACAGTGAGATACTTGGTTGAAGAAGTTGGCATTAAAGAAAAGGATTTAGGAAAAGTGGTGCAACTAAGCCCTCAAATCCTGGTTCAGCGTATTGACATATCCTGGAATACTCGTTATATTTTCCTTTCAAAAGAAATAGGAGCATCCAGAGATAGTATGGTGAAGATGGTCACAAAACATCCTCAGCTCCTGCATTACAGCATTGATGATGGATTATTACCCAGAATCAATTTCCTCAGGAGTATAGGAATGAGGAATGCTGACATCTTGAAAGTTATAACTAGCCTTACACAG GTACTATCTTTGTCACTTGAGGATAATTTAAAGCCCAAGTATTTGTACTTGATCAATGAGCTGAGTAATGAAGTGCACTCATTGACAAAATATCCTATGTACTTAAGCTTGTCGTTAGACCAGAGAATCCGGCCTCGGCATAAGTTTTTGGTTTCCCTGAAGAAAGCTCCAAAGGGGCCATTTCCTCTGAGTTCATTGGTTCCAACTGATGAGAACTTCTGTGAGCGGTGGGCTGGAACTAGCTTAGACAAATATCTAGCATTTCGGCAGAGACTGCTACTCAAGAAGTTTGCAAACAAATATGAAAAGAAATACTAA
- the LOC133039464 gene encoding heavy metal-associated isoprenylated plant protein 47-like — MKQKVVIEVDMKNNKHRSKALEIALLKNGVVSVAFRGERKNQLEIIGEGIVDATGIAENLRKKVGFAKLVSVEQLN, encoded by the exons ATGAAG CAAAAAGTTGTGATTGAAGTGGACATGAAGAACAATAAGCACCGGTCCAAGGCCTTAGAGATAGCTCTTCTGAAAAATG GTGTTGTCTCAGTGGCTTTTAGAGGGGAAAGGAAAAATCAACTTGAAATAATTGGAGAAGGAATTGTTGATGCAACTGGCATAGCTGAAAATTTGAGAAAGAAGGTTGGGTTTGCAAAATTAGTGAGCGTGGAACAGCTCAATTAA
- the LOC115724925 gene encoding heavy metal-associated isoprenylated plant protein 46-like, with protein sequence MMQKVIIEVKMKCKKCRSKALAIAVGKKGVTSVAFKGESKNQIEVIGEGIVDAAGLAEMLRKKVGYANLVSVEEVRER encoded by the exons ATGATG CAAAAAGTAATCATTGAGGTGAAGATGAAATGCAAGAAATGTCGGTCCAAGGCCTTGGCGATAGCAGTTGGGAAGAAAG GTGTTACCTCAGTAGCTTTCAAGGGGGAAAGCAAAAATCAAATAGAAGTAATTGGAGAGGGAATTGTTGATGCAGCTGGCTTGGCAGAAATGTTGAGGAAAAAGGTTGGCTATGCAAACTTAGTGAGTGTGGAAGAAGTCAGAGAAAGGTGA